In Nymphaea colorata isolate Beijing-Zhang1983 chromosome 3, ASM883128v2, whole genome shotgun sequence, a genomic segment contains:
- the LOC116249915 gene encoding uncharacterized protein LOC116249915 isoform X1, with translation MLLLRLPTIPRPLLWPFSLSSASPRFLTQSRKFGFCAVLPSRPIIMANTEGSPQEIRSGDGAQNDGEREKGKGGDDEVIIQYVVLRRDLIDTWPLGSVVTQGCHASVSAIWLHKDDEHTAKYCAPTNLDSMHKVTLEVKGEVQLVNLSEKLKAAGIAYKLWIEQPENFPTCLATKPYPKSTVSPFFRKLKLCK, from the exons ATGCTGCTGCTGCGGCTCCCCACAATCCCAAGGCCCTTGCTCTggcctttctctctttcctctgcATCTCCAAGATTTCTCACTCAATCCAGGAAATTTGGGTTCTGTGCTGTCTTGCCGTCCAGGCCTATTATCATGGCTAATACTGAAGGCTCCCCGCAAGAGATTCGTTCAGGAGATGGGGCACAGAACGatggggagagggagaaagggaagggaggggATGATGAAGTCATTATTCAGTATGTGGTGTTGAGGAGGGACCTCATAGACACTTGGCCTCTTGGCAGTGTGGTCACCCAAGGCTGCCATGCTTCAGTTTCCGCCATTTGGTTGCACAAGGATGACGAGCATACTGCTAAATACTGTGCACCAACCAATTTAGATTCCATGCACAAG GTAACCCTTGAGGTCAAAGGAGAAGTCCAACTCGTGAACCTCTCAGAAAAACTCAAGGCTGCTGGCATTGCTTATAAGTTGTGGATTGAACAGCCAGAAAACTTTCCCACCTGTCTGGCCACCAAACCATACCCCAAGTCTACTGTTTCTCCTTTCTTCAGAAAGTTAAAGCTATGTAAATGA
- the LOC116249915 gene encoding uncharacterized protein LOC116249915 isoform X2, whose product MLLLRLPTIPRPLLWPFSLSSASPRFLTQSRKFGFCAVLPSRPIIMANTEGSPQEIRSGDGAQNDGEREKGKGGDDEVIIQYVVLRRDLIDTWPLGSVVTQGCHASVSAIWLHKDDEHTAKYCAPTNLDSMHKGLFLKMCRRWRRNISTSGS is encoded by the exons ATGCTGCTGCTGCGGCTCCCCACAATCCCAAGGCCCTTGCTCTggcctttctctctttcctctgcATCTCCAAGATTTCTCACTCAATCCAGGAAATTTGGGTTCTGTGCTGTCTTGCCGTCCAGGCCTATTATCATGGCTAATACTGAAGGCTCCCCGCAAGAGATTCGTTCAGGAGATGGGGCACAGAACGatggggagagggagaaagggaagggaggggATGATGAAGTCATTATTCAGTATGTGGTGTTGAGGAGGGACCTCATAGACACTTGGCCTCTTGGCAGTGTGGTCACCCAAGGCTGCCATGCTTCAGTTTCCGCCATTTGGTTGCACAAGGATGACGAGCATACTGCTAAATACTGTGCACCAACCAATTTAGATTCCATGCACAAG GGGCTCTTTCTAAAAATGTGCAGGAGATGGCGAAGGAATATTTCAACTTCTGGATCTTGA